In Halopelagius longus, the following proteins share a genomic window:
- a CDS encoding ester cyclase — translation MTDSLTPRERENERTARRIPEEVFGDGDLDLLDDLYAPDAVDHNPFGSEEGTEAIRESYESFLSAFPDVAQTVERSVVRGDTVALHITSRGTHEGVLWGIEPTGNEIDVQQMAFFRLEDGLIAERWFLSDNLTLLRQLGAVDFSTK, via the coding sequence ATGACCGATTCGCTTACTCCCCGAGAACGGGAGAACGAGCGCACCGCCCGTCGAATTCCGGAGGAGGTCTTCGGTGACGGCGACCTCGACTTGCTCGACGACTTGTACGCGCCGGACGCCGTCGATCACAACCCCTTCGGGTCCGAGGAGGGGACGGAGGCGATTCGGGAGTCTTACGAGTCGTTCCTCTCGGCGTTCCCCGACGTCGCGCAAACGGTCGAACGCAGCGTCGTTCGCGGGGACACGGTCGCCCTCCACATCACGAGTCGAGGAACGCACGAGGGGGTCCTCTGGGGCATCGAACCGACGGGGAACGAGATAGACGTTCAACAGATGGCGTTCTTCCGTCTCGAAGACGGACTCATCGCCGAGCGATGGTTCCTCTCGGACAATCTGACGTTGCTCCGGCAACTGGGTGCGGTGGACTTCTCTACCAAGTGA
- a CDS encoding helix-turn-helix domain-containing protein, with the protein MPHLKLELNGEEIGGWLAELSTEFPGDEFRLLATQLRDQGALVTLEVRTADGGDVVRRFETAPEVIELETLHTDSEVVLLQFLTGSSKAYDPLYDSGCISIYPTILRNGRFSVHVVAGHDSLSAYLEELAAAEIPYRVSSLTHSHEAAAAVLTARQREFVETAIERGFYDDPRTCTLTELAETLGIHKSAASRLRQRAESRLITHSLDDAVR; encoded by the coding sequence ATGCCGCACCTGAAGCTCGAACTGAACGGTGAGGAGATCGGAGGGTGGCTCGCGGAGCTCTCGACGGAGTTCCCCGGCGACGAGTTTCGGCTCTTGGCGACGCAACTCCGCGACCAAGGCGCGCTTGTCACGCTCGAAGTTCGGACGGCCGACGGTGGCGACGTCGTCCGGAGATTCGAAACGGCACCCGAGGTAATTGAGCTCGAAACGCTTCATACGGACTCAGAGGTCGTACTGCTCCAGTTCCTGACCGGAAGCTCGAAGGCTTACGATCCGCTCTACGACTCCGGTTGCATCTCCATCTACCCGACGATTCTCCGGAACGGGCGATTCTCCGTACACGTCGTCGCCGGTCACGATAGCCTCTCCGCCTACCTCGAAGAGCTCGCGGCGGCAGAAATCCCGTATCGGGTGAGCTCTCTCACCCACTCTCACGAGGCCGCCGCCGCCGTACTAACGGCCCGACAGCGAGAGTTCGTCGAAACCGCCATCGAACGGGGGTTCTACGACGACCCCAGAACGTGTACTCTCACCGAACTCGCGGAGACGCTCGGCATCCACAAGTCCGCGGCTAGTAGACTTCGACAGCGTGCGGAAAGCCGGTTGATAACCCACTCCCTCGACGACGCCGTCCGGTAG